From Nitrospinota bacterium, one genomic window encodes:
- the map gene encoding type I methionyl aminopeptidase, producing the protein MIIIKTPEEIEKMRVANQIVAKALLKLKEMVKPGVTTAELDRVAEESIRGAGARPSFKGYKGFPAALCASVNEVVVHGIPGKRKLQEGDIIGLDLGAEYEGYYGDAAITLPVGKISPEAERLLRVTREALYKGIGWMTEGNRLSDISHAVQTHAEAAGFSVVTDFVGHGIGTAPHEDPQVPNYGPAGQGPILKRGMVLAIEPMINAGTRPVQVLDDEWTVVTRDRKLSAHFEHSIAITEDGPDILSEFAWS; encoded by the coding sequence ATGATTATCATTAAGACACCGGAAGAAATTGAAAAAATGCGTGTCGCCAACCAGATCGTGGCGAAGGCACTGTTGAAATTGAAAGAGATGGTAAAGCCCGGCGTAACGACGGCGGAACTGGATCGCGTGGCGGAAGAATCCATCCGCGGCGCGGGCGCGCGGCCGTCGTTTAAAGGGTATAAGGGTTTCCCGGCGGCGTTGTGCGCGTCCGTCAACGAGGTGGTGGTGCATGGCATACCGGGAAAACGGAAACTCCAGGAAGGGGACATTATCGGACTCGACTTGGGGGCTGAATACGAAGGTTATTACGGTGATGCGGCCATAACGCTGCCGGTGGGAAAAATTTCGCCGGAGGCGGAGCGGCTGCTGCGGGTAACGCGCGAGGCTCTGTATAAGGGCATTGGATGGATGACGGAGGGCAACCGCCTTTCGGACATCTCGCACGCGGTGCAGACTCACGCGGAAGCGGCGGGGTTTTCGGTGGTGACCGACTTTGTCGGGCACGGCATTGGAACCGCGCCCCACGAAGACCCACAGGTGCCCAATTACGGGCCGGCGGGCCAGGGGCCGATACTGAAACGGGGCATGGTGCTGGCGATTGAACCGATGATAAATGCAGGCACCCGGCCGGTGCAGGTGTTGGATGACGAGTGGACGGTGGTAACCCGCGACAGGAAACTGTCGGCCCATTTTGAGCACAGTATTGCGATAACGGAAGACGGGCCGGACATCCTTAGCGAATTCGCGTGGAGTTGA
- the infA gene encoding translation initiation factor IF-1, giving the protein MAKENVIEMEGTVLEALPNAMFRVNLENKHVVLAHVSGKMRMHYIRILAGDKVKVELSPYDLTRGRITYRYK; this is encoded by the coding sequence TTGGCCAAAGAAAACGTAATTGAGATGGAAGGCACGGTGCTTGAGGCCCTGCCGAACGCGATGTTTCGCGTGAACCTGGAAAACAAGCATGTGGTATTGGCGCATGTGTCCGGCAAGATGCGGATGCATTACATACGAATATTGGCGGGTGACAAGGTGAAAGTGGAGCTTTCGCCGTATGATCTCACCCGTGGAAGAATTACATACAGGTACAAATGA
- the rpmJ gene encoding 50S ribosomal protein L36, with translation MKVRASVKPICEKCKVIRRNRVVRVICVNPKHKQRQG, from the coding sequence ATGAAAGTACGGGCATCGGTGAAACCGATTTGTGAAAAATGCAAGGTTATCCGCCGTAACCGCGTGGTGCGGGTTATTTGCGTAAACCCGAAGCATAAACAGCGGCAGGGTTGA
- the rpsM gene encoding 30S ribosomal protein S13: MARIAGIDIPRDKRVVVALTYIYGIGRATSEKILKQANVDITKRVKTLTDQEVNVLRNIIEKQYTVEGDLRRNTQMDIKRLMEIGCYRGIRHRRGLPARGQRTRTNARTRKGPRKTVASSKKVANVK; encoded by the coding sequence ATGGCACGCATAGCAGGCATTGATATTCCGCGCGATAAGCGGGTGGTGGTGGCGCTCACCTATATTTACGGCATCGGCCGCGCCACGAGCGAAAAGATACTCAAACAGGCGAATGTCGACATCACGAAGCGCGTGAAGACCCTCACCGACCAGGAGGTCAACGTGCTGCGCAATATCATCGAAAAACAATACACCGTCGAAGGCGATCTGCGCCGCAATACGCAGATGGACATCAAGCGTCTCATGGAAATCGGCTGCTACCGCGGCATTCGTCACCGCCGCGGCCTGCCGGCCCGCGGTCAACGCACTCGCACCAACGCGCGCACCCGCAAGGGTCCGCGTAAAACTGTGGCCTCGTCGAAAAAAGTCGCGAACGTAAAATAA
- the rpsK gene encoding 30S ribosomal protein S11, whose translation MMKKKDAKPAAKKKNVKVPANGIAHVLASFNNTVVTIADQIGNVIAWSTAGHMGFKGSRKSTPFAAQMTAENAAKKARDAGMMRVEVRVKGPGSGREAAIRALQAAGLEVEIIRDVTPVPHNGCRPPKRRRV comes from the coding sequence ATGATGAAGAAGAAGGACGCCAAACCGGCGGCCAAAAAGAAGAACGTCAAGGTTCCGGCGAACGGTATCGCGCATGTCTTGGCGTCGTTTAACAACACCGTGGTCACGATTGCCGACCAGATTGGCAACGTGATCGCGTGGTCCACCGCGGGTCACATGGGCTTCAAGGGAAGCCGCAAAAGCACCCCTTTCGCCGCCCAGATGACCGCGGAAAACGCCGCCAAAAAGGCGCGCGATGCGGGCATGATGCGCGTCGAGGTACGGGTGAAGGGGCCGGGTTCGGGCCGCGAAGCCGCCATCCGCGCGCTGCAGGCCGCCGGTCTTGAGGTTGAAATTATTCGGGACGTTACCCCGGTGCCGCATAACGGCTGTCGGCCCCCGAAACGCAGAAGAGTTTGA
- the rpsD gene encoding 30S ribosomal protein S4: MSRYREGLCRLCRREGTKLFLKGDRCLTAKCAIERRAYPPGQHGQRRTKLTEYAIQLREKQKARRVYGIVERQFRKTFHNAERKTGITGEIFLQLLERRLDSALYRLGFAVNRRQARQIAGHGHIFVNGKKVTIPSFVVKKGDVIEAGPKSKKLKHFADVLERRAQLKLPSWLSISEGELKGTVLDDPKPEDIGIPVRESMIVEFYSK; this comes from the coding sequence ATGTCACGGTATAGAGAAGGACTCTGCAGGCTGTGCAGACGGGAAGGCACCAAACTGTTCCTTAAGGGCGACCGCTGCCTCACCGCGAAGTGCGCCATCGAGCGCCGCGCATATCCGCCGGGCCAGCACGGCCAGCGCCGCACCAAACTGACGGAGTACGCCATCCAGTTGCGCGAAAAGCAAAAGGCGCGCCGCGTGTACGGTATCGTCGAGCGCCAGTTCCGCAAGACGTTCCACAACGCCGAACGGAAAACGGGGATCACCGGCGAGATATTTCTCCAGTTGCTTGAACGGCGCCTTGACAGCGCGCTCTACCGCCTTGGTTTCGCGGTGAACCGCCGCCAAGCCCGCCAGATCGCGGGACACGGGCATATCTTCGTTAATGGCAAAAAGGTGACCATCCCCAGCTTCGTCGTGAAGAAGGGGGACGTGATCGAAGCGGGCCCGAAGAGTAAAAAACTGAAACATTTCGCCGATGTGCTGGAACGCCGCGCGCAGCTCAAGCTGCCCAGCTGGCTCTCCATCTCCGAAGGCGAACTCAAGGGAACTGTTCTCGACGATCCGAAACCGGAAGATATCGGTATCCCGGTTCGCGAATCGATGATCGTCGAGTTTTACTCGAAATAA